One stretch of Desulfocurvus vexinensis DSM 17965 DNA includes these proteins:
- a CDS encoding HU family DNA-binding protein, with translation MTKAVMVELIKDKASLGTKVQAEKVFDCIMDCAREALLGGNSAILTGLGSFKVVSRAARTGRNPGTGQAIRIPACKVVKYTMGKRIKKAIG, from the coding sequence GGCGGTTATGGTGGAACTGATCAAGGACAAGGCCAGCCTGGGCACCAAGGTCCAGGCCGAGAAGGTTTTCGACTGCATCATGGACTGCGCCCGCGAGGCGCTGCTCGGCGGCAATTCGGCCATTCTCACGGGCCTGGGGTCCTTCAAGGTCGTCAGCCGCGCGGCCCGCACCGGGCGCAACCCCGGCACCGGCCAGGCCATCCGCATCCCGGCCTGCAAGGTGGTCAAGTACACCATGGGCAAGCGTATCAAGAAGGCCATCGGCTAG